In Erythrobacter sp. KY5, the DNA window GGTTCACCCCCGCAAAAGCAACCTTGATCAGAACATCGTCTTTTTTGGGTGCGGGCGTGGCGGTCTGCTCGATGCGCAAAACCTCGGGCCCGCCCGGAGAATCAAATCCTACGGCCCGCATAGTGTCAGGAATGACTGGCGCCTTCGCCTCAAGCATGAATTCTGCCCCCGGAAGTGACGATCGGCGCCCGATGCGACGATCGAAGATGCGGACAGCGGAAATACAGACCAAGCGCATTGACAGCAAGCCGCGTGTCGAGCGATGTTACCGGTAATGGACGACCTTGATCTCCCGCGCCCCAAAGGGGACGCCGCCAGCAAGCTGGCCGGGGAAGACCTTGCACCTTACTCGCAAGACGAACTGACAGAGCGGATCGCTCTGCTCGAAGCCGAGATAGAGAGGGTGAGGACACATCGCGACAAGGCAAGTGCTCATCGCGCTGCGGCAGATGCGCTTTTTAACAGGCCTGGATCATGATCGCTTTTGCGAAGCCCTTTTCGGATTCGCAATTACGAAGACTCGCCCCATATATTTCGAACAACCATCCCTTTGCTTCGACTGTCGGAGCATTTTTCGCCCCCCAACAGAGACCCTAATCCATGCCAAGTTTCGCCCAGAATCTCGAACGGACACTGCACAACGCGCTCGCTCACGCATCGGAGCGTCGTCACGAATATGCGACGCTGGAGCATCT includes these proteins:
- a CDS encoding DUF1192 domain-containing protein — encoded protein: MDDLDLPRPKGDAASKLAGEDLAPYSQDELTERIALLEAEIERVRTHRDKASAHRAAADALFNRPGS